A single window of Streptomyces griseoviridis DNA harbors:
- a CDS encoding cold-shock protein — MASGTVKWFNAAKGFGFIEQDGGGADVFAHFSNIAAQGFRELLEGQKVTFDIAPGQKGPTAENIVPV, encoded by the coding sequence ATGGCGTCCGGCACTGTGAAATGGTTCAACGCGGCCAAGGGCTTCGGCTTCATCGAGCAGGACGGCGGAGGCGCCGACGTGTTCGCGCACTTCTCGAACATCGCCGCCCAGGGCTTCCGCGAGTTGCTGGAAGGCCAGAAGGTCACCTTCGACATCGCGCCGGGCCAGAAGGGCCCGACGGCCGAGAACATCGTTCCCGTCTGA
- a CDS encoding RNA polymerase sigma factor, translating to MFGTARSGHLPTPGARPGHGGGPGRVQPYDGELGDAVARAQRGDETGFADAYRLVQPGLLGYLRGIVGDDAEDVASDAWLEIARDLGRFKGDGAGFRGWTATIARHRALDHLRRLKTRPRAGALEPDVLELPGPHDTHDQALEALSTARALELVRTLPPDQAEAVLLRVVVGLDGPGAARVLGKSPGAVRTAAHRGLRGLGRRLAARDHGPDEPRTRGEPT from the coding sequence GTGTTCGGCACGGCCCGCTCCGGGCACCTCCCGACGCCCGGAGCGCGGCCGGGCCATGGAGGGGGACCCGGCCGGGTGCAGCCGTACGACGGGGAGTTGGGCGACGCCGTGGCGCGCGCCCAGCGGGGCGACGAGACCGGGTTCGCGGACGCCTACCGGCTGGTGCAGCCGGGACTGCTGGGCTATCTGCGCGGGATCGTCGGCGACGACGCCGAGGACGTGGCGTCCGACGCGTGGCTGGAGATCGCCCGCGATCTCGGCCGTTTCAAGGGCGACGGCGCCGGGTTCAGGGGCTGGACGGCGACCATCGCGAGGCACCGGGCGCTGGACCATCTGCGCCGGCTGAAGACCCGTCCGCGCGCCGGGGCGCTCGAACCCGACGTCCTGGAACTGCCGGGCCCGCACGACACCCACGACCAGGCCCTTGAGGCGCTCTCCACGGCACGGGCCCTCGAACTGGTCCGCACCCTGCCGCCCGACCAGGCCGAGGCGGTGCTGCTGCGGGTGGTCGTCGGCCTGGACGGACCGGGCGCGGCCCGCGTCCTCGGCAAGAGCCCCGGCGCCGTCCGCACCGCCGCCCACCGGGGCCTGCGCGGCCTCGGCCGCCGGCTCGCGGCACGGGACCACGGGCCCGACGAACCCCGGACGAGGGGAGAGCCGACATGA
- a CDS encoding DUF2267 domain-containing protein, producing MPLRREAFLGHVRERGEYGTVEEAERAARVVLALLGAHLVGEVRAQLAARLPEGFALILLNPLQSAEPLSPERFVRATAAWIEGATEQTATWDVSAVLSTVADAAGDDLTGQILLQLPAGYDLLFGRPQPT from the coding sequence ATGCCTCTGCGACGCGAAGCGTTCCTCGGCCATGTGAGGGAGCGCGGCGAGTACGGCACGGTGGAAGAGGCCGAGCGCGCGGCCCGCGTGGTGCTCGCCCTGCTCGGCGCGCACCTGGTCGGCGAGGTCCGCGCCCAGCTCGCGGCCCGCCTGCCGGAGGGCTTCGCCCTGATCCTGCTCAACCCGCTGCAGAGCGCCGAACCCCTGTCGCCCGAGCGGTTCGTCCGCGCGACCGCCGCCTGGATCGAGGGCGCCACCGAGCAGACGGCGACATGGGACGTCAGTGCCGTGCTGTCCACCGTCGCCGACGCGGCGGGCGACGACCTGACGGGGCAGATCCTGCTCCAGCTCCCGGCCGGCTACGACCTCCTCTTCGGCCGCCCCCAGCCCACCTGA
- a CDS encoding LysR family transcriptional regulator, whose protein sequence is MVHIERADLNLLGPLSALLAERHVSRAAELAGMSQPAMSRALRRLRDAFGDELLVRTPSGYQLTPRAARIQRQLGAVVPQLETLFAPETFDPANASERFRIAGTDYASVFVPALFQRLFRGSPRSTLHFGRWYDGVFEDIDHGLVDLLFYATRKAAPGLRSEHLFDDEFVCVMARDHPLADRQQLTLDDYLDSTHVIVATVGGRQTAIDDLLEQRRTPRRAGLTVPYHSVAPLALPGTRLIATLPRRIAAEHASDPALRTSPAPQEIPPLRYHMTWHPRLDDDPAQRWLRDSVREVLAGPAA, encoded by the coding sequence ATGGTGCATATTGAACGGGCGGACCTGAACCTGCTCGGCCCGCTGTCGGCCCTGCTGGCGGAGCGGCATGTGTCCCGCGCCGCCGAGCTGGCGGGCATGAGTCAGCCGGCGATGAGCCGGGCCCTGCGGCGGCTGCGGGACGCCTTCGGCGACGAACTGCTGGTCCGCACGCCGAGCGGGTACCAGCTCACCCCGCGCGCCGCACGCATTCAGCGTCAACTCGGCGCGGTCGTGCCGCAGTTGGAGACGCTGTTCGCGCCGGAGACCTTCGACCCGGCCAACGCGTCCGAGAGGTTCCGGATCGCCGGGACCGATTACGCGTCGGTCTTCGTACCCGCCCTCTTCCAGCGCCTCTTCCGGGGCTCGCCGCGCTCCACCCTCCACTTCGGCAGGTGGTACGACGGCGTCTTCGAGGACATCGACCACGGTCTGGTCGACCTGCTGTTCTACGCCACCAGGAAGGCCGCGCCCGGCCTGCGCTCCGAGCACCTGTTCGACGACGAGTTCGTGTGCGTCATGGCGCGGGACCACCCGCTGGCCGACCGGCAGCAGTTGACGCTGGACGACTACCTCGACTCCACGCACGTGATCGTCGCCACCGTCGGCGGCCGGCAGACCGCCATCGACGACCTGCTCGAACAGCGCCGCACACCGCGCCGGGCCGGGCTGACGGTGCCCTACCACTCCGTGGCGCCCCTGGCCCTACCGGGAACCCGCCTGATCGCCACGCTGCCCCGGCGCATCGCCGCCGAGCACGCGTCCGACCCGGCACTGCGCACCAGCCCCGCGCCGCAGGAGATCCCCCCGCTGCGCTACCACATGACCTGGCACCCCCGGCTCGACGACGACCCGGCACAGCGCTGGCTGCGCGACAGCGTCCGCGAGGTCCTCGCCGGGCCGGCCGCGTAG
- a CDS encoding class I SAM-dependent methyltransferase: protein MDVSSRYREAWEGYWRETSDAPGEAIWDADPSFSAAPHSELLLPHADASLPVVDLGCGNGTQTRYLAGRFPRAIGVDLAQAAIDHARRADPEGVAEFERLDLVDRDAVAALHERIGDANVYMRAVIHQSDAGDRPAVARAVATLIGSRGRAFVTELTRAAKDVLQRAMREPDGPPEKLRRVFAHGLRPADAEDTETPELLRAAGLTVLASGAAPLPQTAHLTDGTRIELPAHWYVLAGRGTPS from the coding sequence ATGGACGTGTCGTCGCGCTACCGCGAAGCCTGGGAGGGCTACTGGCGGGAGACCTCCGACGCCCCGGGCGAGGCCATCTGGGACGCCGACCCGTCCTTCTCGGCCGCGCCCCACAGCGAACTGCTGCTGCCGCACGCCGACGCCTCGCTGCCGGTGGTCGACCTCGGGTGCGGCAACGGCACTCAGACCAGGTACCTCGCGGGCCGCTTCCCCCGGGCGATCGGGGTGGACCTCGCCCAGGCGGCGATCGACCACGCCCGGCGCGCCGACCCCGAGGGCGTGGCGGAGTTCGAGCGGCTCGACCTCGTCGACCGTGACGCGGTGGCGGCGCTGCACGAACGGATCGGTGACGCCAACGTCTACATGCGGGCCGTCATCCACCAGAGCGACGCCGGGGACAGGCCCGCGGTGGCGCGCGCCGTGGCCACCCTGATCGGCTCCCGCGGCCGGGCCTTCGTGACGGAACTGACCCGCGCCGCCAAGGACGTCCTCCAGCGGGCGATGCGGGAACCCGACGGCCCGCCCGAGAAACTGCGCCGGGTCTTCGCGCACGGCCTCAGACCGGCCGACGCCGAGGACACCGAGACACCGGAGCTGCTGCGCGCGGCGGGCCTGACCGTCCTGGCCTCGGGCGCCGCGCCCCTGCCGCAGACCGCCCACCTCACGGACGGCACCCGCATCGAACTGCCGGCCCACTGGTACGTCCTGGCGGGGCGCGGAACGCCGTCGTGA
- a CDS encoding type III effector protein codes for MTTADQPSMTSTDAHSPASFLAAAAALNAIDDALHDAHRDSQDPPDGPGPTPGPEQALASLLLLRQVREQLAGWETGLIETARDAGASWADLAHPLGVASRQAAERRYLRGRPGPAGTTGEQRVTATRQARAAERTTAAGARANAADLRRVAGQITSLTDLPAAARRPLDRLLAALAHDDPADLIAPLAATRPYLAADHPDLVARLDTLTAAP; via the coding sequence GTGACCACAGCCGACCAGCCGTCCATGACCAGCACGGACGCCCACAGCCCGGCGTCTTTCCTCGCCGCCGCGGCGGCCCTGAACGCCATCGACGACGCCCTGCACGACGCCCATCGGGACTCCCAGGACCCGCCCGACGGCCCCGGACCGACGCCGGGGCCCGAACAGGCGCTGGCCTCACTGCTGCTGCTGCGCCAGGTGCGCGAACAGCTCGCCGGATGGGAGACCGGCCTGATCGAGACCGCCCGCGACGCCGGCGCCAGCTGGGCCGACCTCGCCCATCCCCTCGGCGTCGCCAGCCGCCAGGCCGCCGAACGCCGGTACCTGCGGGGCCGCCCCGGCCCGGCGGGGACCACCGGCGAACAGCGCGTGACGGCCACCCGCCAGGCCAGGGCCGCCGAACGCACCACCGCCGCCGGGGCCCGCGCCAACGCCGCCGACCTGCGCCGCGTCGCCGGGCAGATCACCTCCCTCACCGACCTGCCCGCCGCCGCGCGCCGCCCGCTCGACAGGCTCCTCGCGGCTCTCGCCCACGACGACCCCGCCGACCTCATCGCCCCCCTCGCCGCCACCCGCCCCTACCTGGCCGCAGACCACCCCGACCTCGTCGCCCGGCTCGACACCCTCACCGCCGCCCCCTGA
- a CDS encoding NADP-dependent oxidoreductase — translation MRAVRFHHYGDIDVLRVEDVEQRALRPHDVLVRMRAAGINPGEAKIRTGALHERFPASFPSGQGSDLAGTVVETGCEVTRWRVGDEVLGWSWERSSHAELVVVPDGQLVAKPEGLAWETAGALYVSGSTACAAVAAVVPAPGETVVVTAATGGVGSIAVQLVRRAGAHVIAVASPRHGDWLRARGATVVPYGEGVEDRLRRTAGPAPSGFLDFHGGDYVRLGLALGVAPARINTIDYGAAAACGTRSDASAEGSTPGTLARLAGLVAEGTVRVPVSAVHPLEEVRQAFRELEHAHPLGKIVLTS, via the coding sequence GTGCGAGCCGTCCGCTTCCACCACTACGGGGACATCGACGTGCTCCGCGTCGAGGACGTCGAACAGCGGGCGCTCCGACCGCACGACGTCCTGGTCAGGATGCGCGCCGCGGGCATCAACCCGGGCGAGGCCAAGATCCGCACCGGTGCCCTGCACGAGCGGTTCCCCGCGTCCTTCCCCTCCGGACAGGGCAGCGACCTGGCGGGCACCGTGGTGGAGACCGGTTGCGAGGTCACCCGGTGGCGGGTCGGCGACGAGGTGCTCGGCTGGTCCTGGGAACGCTCCAGCCACGCCGAACTCGTCGTCGTCCCCGACGGGCAGCTCGTCGCGAAGCCTGAGGGCCTCGCCTGGGAGACGGCAGGCGCCCTGTACGTGTCCGGCAGCACGGCCTGCGCCGCCGTCGCGGCGGTCGTCCCCGCGCCGGGCGAGACCGTCGTCGTCACCGCCGCCACGGGAGGGGTGGGGAGCATCGCCGTCCAACTGGTCCGCCGGGCCGGCGCGCACGTGATCGCCGTCGCCTCGCCACGGCACGGTGACTGGCTGCGCGCCCGGGGCGCGACGGTCGTCCCCTACGGCGAGGGCGTCGAGGACCGCCTGCGCCGGACCGCCGGGCCGGCCCCGTCCGGGTTCCTCGACTTCCACGGCGGTGACTACGTCCGGCTCGGCCTCGCCCTCGGCGTCGCGCCCGCCCGGATCAACACCATCGACTACGGCGCCGCCGCCGCGTGCGGGACGCGATCGGACGCGAGTGCCGAAGGCTCCACCCCCGGGACCCTCGCCCGCCTCGCCGGCCTAGTGGCCGAGGGAACCGTGCGGGTTCCCGTCAGCGCGGTCCACCCCCTGGAAGAGGTGCGGCAGGCGTTCCGGGAACTCGAACACGCCCATCCGCTTGGCAAGATCGTGCTCACCTCCTGA
- a CDS encoding SDR family oxidoreductase: MTDAAHGTRRVALVTGGSGGIGSAVARRLADAGMAVAVHYAGASARAAEVVESITAAGGTTFAAPGDIAEPEAMTRVFDAAEQRFGGVDVVVNTAGIMLLAPVADTDLDTFDRMHRVNVRGTFVVSQLAARRLRPGGALINFSTSITRLQQPTYGAYAATKGAVEAMTLVLARELRGRDVTVNAVAPGPTATPLFLEGKSAELVERIAAASPLGRLGTPEDIASAVAFLAGPDGRWINGQVIFANGGAA, from the coding sequence ATGACGGACGCAGCGCACGGAACGCGCAGGGTCGCGCTGGTGACCGGCGGATCGGGCGGGATCGGCAGCGCGGTCGCCCGCCGGCTCGCGGACGCGGGCATGGCGGTCGCCGTCCACTACGCCGGGGCCTCGGCGCGGGCCGCCGAGGTGGTGGAGTCGATCACCGCGGCCGGTGGCACGACGTTCGCCGCACCCGGTGACATCGCCGAACCGGAGGCGATGACGCGGGTGTTCGACGCCGCCGAGCAGCGCTTCGGCGGGGTCGACGTGGTGGTGAACACCGCCGGGATCATGCTGCTCGCGCCGGTGGCCGACACGGACCTCGACACCTTCGACCGGATGCACCGCGTCAACGTCCGCGGCACGTTCGTCGTCTCGCAACTCGCCGCGCGGCGGCTGCGCCCCGGCGGCGCACTGATCAACTTCTCCACCTCGATCACCCGGCTCCAGCAGCCGACCTACGGCGCCTACGCGGCCACCAAGGGCGCGGTGGAGGCGATGACGCTGGTCCTCGCCCGCGAGCTGCGCGGCCGGGACGTCACCGTCAACGCCGTGGCCCCCGGGCCGACCGCGACCCCGCTCTTCCTGGAGGGCAAGAGCGCCGAACTGGTCGAACGGATCGCCGCGGCCTCCCCGCTCGGACGCCTCGGCACCCCCGAGGACATCGCGAGCGCGGTCGCGTTCCTGGCCGGCCCCGACGGCCGCTGGATCAACGGCCAGGTGATCTTCGCCAACGGCGGCGCCGCCTGA
- a CDS encoding SDR family NAD(P)-dependent oxidoreductase, whose product MSTVLITGAATGIGNLTAKALARAGHRVHATMRSPEGRNAPRAQELRDIAAAEGVDLRVAELDVSSQESADAAVVAVLADGGDLDVVIHNAGHLLVGYVEAFTAEEMAHLIDVNTLGVQRLNRAALPHLRRRGSGTLLYVGSTTSVTTPPFLGPYVVSKAAMDSLALVTSYEVAPLGIETVIVMPGAFTEGTDHFPKAGRAADTAVAEAYQALDPLVARNEEATASLFTPGTHADPVVVAEEITRILALPYGERPFRSVVDLTNSSVEQANDAVTEARTDFVRRMGFGEVLELRRA is encoded by the coding sequence ATGTCCACTGTTCTCATCACCGGTGCCGCCACCGGAATCGGCAACCTCACCGCCAAGGCGCTCGCCCGCGCCGGGCACCGCGTCCACGCCACGATGCGCTCGCCCGAAGGCCGCAACGCCCCGCGCGCCCAGGAGCTGCGTGACATCGCCGCCGCCGAGGGCGTCGACCTCCGCGTCGCCGAACTCGACGTGTCCTCGCAGGAATCGGCCGACGCCGCCGTCGTCGCGGTGCTCGCCGACGGCGGCGACCTCGACGTGGTCATCCACAACGCCGGTCACCTGCTGGTCGGTTACGTGGAGGCGTTCACCGCCGAGGAGATGGCCCACCTCATCGACGTCAACACGCTGGGCGTGCAACGACTCAACCGCGCCGCCCTGCCCCACCTGCGCCGGCGCGGCAGCGGCACCCTGCTCTACGTCGGCAGCACCACGTCCGTCACGACACCGCCCTTCCTCGGTCCCTACGTCGTCTCCAAGGCGGCGATGGACTCGCTGGCCCTGGTCACCAGCTACGAGGTCGCCCCGCTCGGCATCGAGACCGTGATCGTCATGCCGGGCGCCTTCACCGAGGGCACCGACCACTTCCCCAAGGCCGGCCGGGCCGCCGACACCGCCGTGGCCGAGGCGTACCAGGCCCTTGACCCGCTGGTCGCCCGGAACGAGGAGGCCACCGCGAGCCTCTTCACGCCCGGCACGCACGCCGACCCCGTCGTCGTCGCCGAGGAGATCACCCGCATCCTCGCCCTGCCCTACGGCGAGCGCCCCTTCCGCAGCGTCGTCGACCTCACCAACTCCTCGGTCGAGCAGGCCAACGACGCCGTCACCGAGGCCCGCACCGACTTCGTCCGCCGCATGGGCTTCGGCGAGGTCCTGGAACTGCGCCGCGCCTGA
- a CDS encoding peptidoglycan recognition protein family protein, with product MRPRPPRTSRAYRPLSLKRRAWLTLGAVVIGGGGLATYAAAGQPATPGAETRAKRPVKVYDFALKADGAGRRELPRTETGTFSMLGVSWTGATKQLNGTAQVRTRAAATGTWSAWRDLEADADPLRDPAAGAEARGASEPLWVGPSDGVQVQVVHEDGTTSAGLPTGLRVDLVDPGIATAAETRATAAPRPAAFAADETPSPDPTPSDPDTGAPTPDDPGPSDPGTSTPSPSASTPTPPASTVPAPPVTARADWGADESISPEEPEYNTGVKAVFVHHSTGSNTYACADSASLVRGVHAYHVLVNGWKDIGYNFLVDKCGTIFEGRKGGTGLPVLGAHTYGWNRDSTGVAVLGEHTATPASDAALASIARIAAWKLGQYGAEPTGTVQLTAGATQKNFTGRSFTTGQSYPFERISAHRDGFNTECPGGSLYAQLPAIRTLAAGPVMGLKLASLSGAALSGSTYWTKGAVTPRWSATTPAALIKKYEVLVDGKSAATAAGSATSATVTPGAGSHTVAVRAVHQSGLTVTTAAVKVATDTTAPTFPTAPTIALRTGTVETAAVPVVLGWKAADAQALKSVELLSPTTAAFGPTVTSSARTAKSGSAGVWSMRATDAAGNTRTASPSFTPVILQETSAVKSGTWSTRSSSSYLGGKSYASGTKNASLTWTFTGRSASWVVSRAAESGKADVYVDGKKVTTVDLKSSTTRYRQAIWTKTWSGSAKHTVKIVVSGTGGRPTVTTDGLVYVK from the coding sequence ATGAGACCTCGTCCGCCCAGAACCTCCCGCGCGTACAGGCCGCTGAGCCTGAAGCGGCGCGCGTGGCTGACCTTGGGGGCGGTGGTCATCGGCGGGGGTGGCCTGGCGACCTACGCCGCCGCGGGCCAGCCCGCCACGCCCGGTGCCGAGACCCGGGCCAAGCGGCCGGTGAAGGTGTACGACTTCGCGCTGAAGGCGGACGGGGCCGGCCGCCGTGAGCTGCCGCGCACCGAGACCGGGACCTTCTCGATGCTGGGCGTCTCCTGGACCGGCGCCACCAAGCAGCTCAACGGGACGGCGCAGGTGCGCACCCGGGCCGCCGCGACCGGCACCTGGTCGGCCTGGCGTGACCTGGAGGCCGACGCGGACCCGCTGCGCGACCCGGCGGCGGGCGCCGAGGCACGCGGCGCGTCCGAGCCGCTGTGGGTGGGGCCGTCCGACGGCGTCCAGGTCCAGGTCGTCCACGAGGACGGCACCACCAGCGCGGGGCTGCCGACGGGGCTGCGGGTCGACCTGGTCGACCCGGGCATCGCGACGGCCGCGGAGACCCGGGCGACCGCCGCGCCCCGGCCGGCCGCGTTCGCCGCGGACGAGACACCCTCCCCCGACCCGACCCCGTCCGACCCCGACACCGGCGCGCCGACTCCCGACGACCCCGGCCCTTCCGACCCCGGCACCTCGACGCCGAGCCCCTCCGCTTCGACGCCCACCCCGCCCGCGTCGACCGTCCCCGCGCCGCCGGTCACCGCCCGCGCCGACTGGGGCGCCGACGAGTCGATCAGCCCGGAGGAGCCGGAGTACAACACCGGTGTGAAGGCCGTGTTCGTGCACCACTCGACCGGCAGCAACACCTACGCCTGCGCCGACTCCGCGTCCCTGGTGCGCGGCGTCCACGCGTACCACGTGCTGGTCAACGGCTGGAAGGACATCGGCTACAACTTCCTCGTCGACAAGTGCGGCACGATCTTCGAGGGCCGCAAGGGCGGCACCGGGCTGCCGGTGCTCGGCGCCCACACCTACGGCTGGAACCGTGACTCGACGGGCGTCGCCGTCCTCGGCGAGCACACCGCGACGCCCGCGTCCGACGCCGCGCTCGCCTCGATCGCCCGGATCGCCGCCTGGAAGCTCGGCCAGTACGGCGCCGAGCCGACCGGCACCGTCCAACTGACCGCGGGCGCGACCCAGAAGAACTTCACCGGCCGGTCCTTCACCACCGGTCAGAGCTATCCCTTCGAGCGGATCTCCGCCCACCGCGACGGCTTCAACACCGAGTGCCCAGGCGGCTCCCTCTACGCCCAGCTGCCGGCCATCCGCACCCTGGCGGCCGGTCCGGTGATGGGCCTCAAGCTCGCCTCGCTCTCGGGCGCGGCCCTGTCCGGTTCGACGTACTGGACCAAGGGCGCGGTCACACCCCGCTGGTCGGCCACCACACCGGCCGCGCTGATCAAGAAGTACGAGGTGCTGGTCGACGGCAAGTCGGCGGCCACCGCGGCCGGTTCGGCGACCTCGGCGACCGTCACGCCCGGCGCGGGCAGCCACACCGTCGCCGTGCGCGCGGTGCACCAGTCGGGGCTGACGGTGACCACGGCCGCCGTGAAGGTGGCCACGGACACCACCGCGCCCACCTTCCCGACCGCGCCGACAATCGCCCTGCGCACCGGCACCGTCGAGACCGCCGCCGTCCCCGTCGTCCTCGGCTGGAAGGCCGCCGACGCCCAGGCGCTGAAGTCGGTGGAGCTGCTCTCCCCGACGACCGCGGCCTTCGGGCCGACCGTGACGTCGTCCGCACGCACCGCCAAGTCCGGCTCGGCGGGCGTCTGGTCGATGCGGGCCACCGACGCCGCGGGCAACACCCGCACCGCGTCGCCGTCCTTCACGCCGGTGATCCTCCAGGAGACCTCGGCGGTCAAGTCCGGTACCTGGAGCACCCGTTCGTCCAGCAGCTACCTGGGCGGCAAGTCGTACGCGAGCGGCACCAAGAACGCGAGCCTGACCTGGACGTTCACCGGGCGCTCGGCGTCCTGGGTGGTGTCCCGCGCGGCCGAGTCCGGGAAGGCCGACGTGTACGTGGACGGCAAGAAGGTGACGACCGTCGACCTCAAGTCGTCGACCACGCGGTACCGGCAGGCGATCTGGACGAAGACCTGGTCGGGCAGTGCCAAGCACACCGTGAAGATCGTGGTGTCGGGCACCGGCGGCCGTCCGACGGTGACGACGGACGGGCTCGTCTACGTGAAGTGA
- a CDS encoding Hsp20/alpha crystallin family protein: MLMRTDPFRELDRLAQQLMGPGTWSRPSAMPMDAYREGDEYVVAFDLPGVSADAIDIDVERNMLTVKAERRPVAKADDVQMELSERPLGVFSRQIVLADTLDTERIKADYDAGVLTLRIPIAERAKPRRISVGVGSGQKEISG, translated from the coding sequence ATGTTGATGCGCACTGACCCCTTCCGTGAGCTGGACCGGCTGGCACAGCAGCTGATGGGACCCGGCACCTGGTCGAGGCCGTCGGCGATGCCGATGGACGCCTACCGCGAGGGCGACGAGTACGTGGTGGCCTTCGATCTCCCCGGTGTCTCCGCGGACGCGATCGATATCGACGTCGAGCGGAACATGCTCACCGTGAAGGCCGAGCGCCGCCCCGTCGCGAAGGCCGACGACGTGCAGATGGAGCTGTCCGAGCGGCCGTTGGGCGTCTTCTCCCGCCAGATCGTGCTCGCCGACACCCTCGACACCGAGCGCATCAAGGCCGACTACGACGCGGGTGTGCTCACCCTGCGCATCCCGATCGCCGAGCGCGCCAAGCCTCGCAGGATCTCCGTCGGCGTCGGCTCGGGCCAGAAGGAGATCTCCGGCTGA
- a CDS encoding alpha/beta hydrolase, with protein MTESGLGAVVDLLRASPLDMGGDPRAMRLVFDEMIASHPVPEDVRTTAERLGGVPALAVTAGDAEPSGTVLYFHGGGYALGSAAASVNLAADIARRSRTTVHTVEYRLAPENPFPAAVDDALAAYRGLLERGVPAETITVSGESAGGGLALALLVALKESELPQPAAAVVLSPWADLTQSGRSHRTKAAVDPALTRRALTVRADDYLAGADPRSPLASPLFADLRGLPPLLVQAGTYEVLLDDALRLAAKAADDDVAVTLRTFPGAPHVFQGFAAVVAEGARALDDVAAFLRTHLDGR; from the coding sequence ATGACCGAATCCGGGCTCGGCGCCGTCGTCGACCTGCTGCGCGCCTCACCGCTCGACATGGGCGGCGACCCCCGCGCCATGCGCCTCGTCTTCGACGAGATGATCGCCTCCCACCCGGTCCCCGAGGACGTGCGCACCACGGCCGAGCGGCTCGGCGGCGTCCCCGCCCTCGCGGTCACCGCGGGCGACGCCGAGCCGTCGGGGACGGTGCTGTACTTCCACGGCGGCGGCTACGCCCTGGGCTCCGCCGCCGCGAGCGTCAACCTGGCCGCCGACATCGCCCGCCGCTCCCGAACCACCGTCCACACCGTGGAGTACCGGCTCGCACCGGAGAACCCCTTCCCGGCGGCCGTCGACGACGCCCTCGCCGCCTACCGCGGACTGCTCGAACGGGGCGTCCCGGCCGAGACGATCACCGTGAGCGGCGAGTCCGCGGGCGGGGGACTGGCCCTGGCCCTGCTGGTGGCGCTCAAGGAGTCAGAGCTGCCGCAGCCGGCGGCCGCCGTCGTCCTCTCGCCCTGGGCCGACCTCACCCAGTCCGGCCGCAGCCACCGCACCAAGGCCGCCGTCGACCCGGCACTGACCCGCCGGGCGCTGACCGTCCGGGCCGACGACTACCTCGCGGGCGCCGACCCCCGCTCGCCCCTCGCCAGTCCCCTCTTCGCCGACCTGCGCGGACTTCCCCCGCTGCTCGTCCAGGCCGGAACGTACGAGGTGCTCCTCGACGACGCCCTCCGGCTGGCCGCCAAGGCCGCCGACGACGACGTGGCGGTCACCTTGCGGACGTTCCCGGGCGCACCCCATGTCTTCCAGGGCTTCGCCGCGGTCGTCGCCGAGGGCGCGCGGGCGCTGGACGACGTCGCGGCCTTCCTGCGCACCCATCTCGACGGCCGGTAG
- a CDS encoding MerR family transcriptional regulator translates to MTADDSFGRLDDDDYPAYTMGRAAEMLGTSQGFLRAVGEARLITPLRSEGGHRRYSRYQLRIAARARELVDQGTPIEAACRIVILEDQLEEAQRINAEYRRAAASGNSTTAG, encoded by the coding sequence ATGACAGCAGACGACTCCTTCGGCCGTCTCGACGACGACGACTATCCCGCCTACACGATGGGCCGGGCCGCCGAGATGCTCGGTACCTCGCAGGGCTTTCTCCGCGCCGTCGGCGAAGCCCGCCTCATCACCCCGCTGCGCTCCGAGGGCGGCCACCGCCGCTACTCCCGGTACCAGCTGCGCATCGCCGCCCGCGCCCGGGAACTCGTCGACCAGGGCACCCCCATCGAGGCCGCCTGCCGCATCGTCATCCTTGAGGACCAGCTCGAAGAAGCTCAGCGCATCAACGCCGAATACCGCCGCGCCGCCGCCTCGGGGAACTCGACGACCGCAGGCTGA
- a CDS encoding DUF2267 domain-containing protein has protein sequence MISDARVPLEHQQPYGTAYEQMLEKVRYEGAYPTRERADEAVRLVLAGLGRQLTGDERVDLAACLPLEAARVLTAQIPAPQPLTGWAFVKDLASRTGASLATTRWDTGSVLSAVAAHAGPDLVTRVLHQLPAGYALLFGRAELTRAA, from the coding sequence GTGATCTCCGACGCGCGCGTACCGCTCGAACACCAGCAGCCGTACGGGACGGCGTACGAGCAGATGCTGGAGAAGGTCCGCTACGAGGGCGCCTACCCCACCCGCGAACGGGCCGACGAAGCCGTCCGCCTCGTCCTCGCCGGGCTCGGACGCCAGCTGACAGGGGACGAACGAGTCGATCTCGCCGCCTGCCTGCCGCTGGAGGCCGCACGCGTCCTGACCGCGCAGATCCCCGCCCCCCAGCCGCTGACCGGCTGGGCCTTCGTCAAGGACCTCGCCTCCCGCACCGGCGCCTCCCTCGCCACCACCCGCTGGGACACCGGGTCCGTCCTCAGCGCCGTCGCCGCCCACGCCGGCCCCGACCTCGTCACCCGCGTCCTCCACCAACTCCCCGCCGGCTACGCCCTGCTGTTCGGCCGGGCCGAACTCACCCGCGCCGCGTAG